A stretch of Geobacter sp. DNA encodes these proteins:
- a CDS encoding 4Fe-4S dicluster domain-containing protein, translating to MIRNYLFTILFVGSAGVFAWEIGKRLRLIRLGRPESRFDSIGRRLRSMFLHAFAQDRVLKRPFGINHLVIFWAFMALLLVNAEFMVNGIFPDVRLALLPDPIYLPIRFISDVMALLTLIASVIALFRRTIFPPFREARSLEGYAIIILVALHMVAYLGMNGAEISMFRERGGAAMPVSSFVAMLLGNADVQLLWPIYMGFWWLHAVALFAFVALLVPRTKHLHIMTAIANCFFAREGKPNSLKPEQFAMDEVYGAGRVDRFSWKDLLDSFACASCGRCESACPATTTEKALNPRKVIMEIRNNLLANGSLLKTGGAPQLPLIGEDGTVSVSPEAIWSCTTCGACMEACPVLIEHMPKIIEMRRYLVQMQADFPEELLNLFENMEGRSNPWGIAPSDRGKWAAPVGGRLYEPGRTEYLYYVGCAGSFDSRQKQVTVALATILDAAGVTWGILGKEELCCGDSLRRLGNEYVFDRKARENVKLFKEKGVTKIITQCPHCFSTLKNDYRQYGLEVEVMHQSQLIDKLIREGKISITAKIEWVGKVLFHDSCYLGRHNDVYEEPRHLLQTVTGSAPLEFARTRENAFCCGGGGGRMWLEENTGKRINIERVEEALFKNPDTICVACPYCLTMFEDGLKDRQAKSTRVLDLAEVVAEGLRMSQ from the coding sequence ATGATCCGAAACTATCTGTTCACCATCCTGTTTGTCGGATCTGCCGGCGTCTTTGCCTGGGAGATAGGAAAGCGTCTCCGTCTCATCAGGCTCGGACGGCCTGAATCGCGCTTCGACAGCATCGGCCGCAGGCTCAGGTCCATGTTCCTCCATGCCTTTGCCCAGGACCGCGTCCTGAAGCGCCCCTTCGGGATCAATCATCTCGTGATCTTCTGGGCATTCATGGCGCTGCTCCTGGTCAATGCCGAATTCATGGTCAACGGCATCTTTCCCGATGTCCGGCTGGCCCTGCTTCCCGACCCCATCTACCTCCCGATCCGTTTCATATCCGATGTCATGGCACTGCTTACGCTTATTGCCTCGGTAATCGCCTTGTTCCGGCGCACGATTTTCCCTCCTTTCAGGGAGGCGCGGAGCCTGGAGGGGTATGCCATCATCATCCTGGTTGCGCTCCACATGGTGGCATATCTGGGGATGAACGGCGCGGAGATATCCATGTTCAGGGAGCGGGGAGGGGCGGCCATGCCGGTATCCTCGTTCGTGGCCATGCTGCTCGGCAATGCGGACGTCCAGCTGCTCTGGCCGATCTATATGGGGTTCTGGTGGCTGCATGCCGTGGCGCTTTTCGCCTTTGTCGCGCTCCTGGTCCCCAGGACCAAGCACCTCCATATCATGACCGCCATTGCCAACTGCTTTTTTGCCAGGGAGGGGAAGCCGAACAGCCTGAAGCCCGAACAGTTCGCCATGGATGAGGTCTACGGGGCCGGCCGTGTCGACCGTTTCTCCTGGAAGGACCTTCTGGACAGCTTTGCCTGCGCCTCCTGCGGCAGATGCGAGAGCGCCTGCCCGGCCACCACGACCGAAAAGGCTTTGAACCCCCGCAAGGTCATCATGGAGATCCGCAACAACCTGCTGGCAAACGGCTCTCTCCTCAAGACCGGCGGCGCCCCGCAACTCCCCCTGATCGGGGAGGACGGCACGGTGAGTGTTTCTCCCGAAGCCATCTGGTCGTGCACCACCTGCGGCGCCTGCATGGAGGCCTGTCCGGTCCTCATCGAGCACATGCCCAAGATCATCGAGATGCGGCGCTACCTGGTGCAGATGCAGGCGGATTTCCCCGAGGAGCTGCTCAACCTCTTCGAGAACATGGAAGGGCGGAGCAACCCCTGGGGGATCGCCCCGTCCGACAGGGGGAAGTGGGCGGCTCCCGTCGGCGGCCGCCTCTATGAGCCGGGCCGGACCGAATACCTCTACTATGTCGGCTGCGCCGGCTCGTTCGACTCCCGCCAGAAACAGGTAACGGTTGCCCTGGCAACCATCCTGGATGCAGCTGGTGTGACCTGGGGAATACTCGGCAAGGAGGAGCTCTGTTGCGGCGACAGTCTCCGGCGGCTGGGCAACGAGTATGTCTTTGACCGCAAGGCGCGGGAAAACGTCAAGCTCTTCAAGGAAAAGGGGGTGACCAAGATCATCACCCAGTGCCCCCACTGTTTTTCGACGCTCAAGAACGATTACCGCCAGTATGGCCTCGAAGTCGAGGTGATGCACCAGTCGCAGCTGATCGACAAGCTCATCCGGGAAGGGAAGATCAGTATTACGGCAAAGATTGAATGGGTCGGCAAGGTCCTGTTCCACGATTCGTGCTATCTCGGCCGGCACAACGACGTCTATGAGGAACCGCGTCACCTATTGCAGACCGTGACCGGCTCGGCGCCGCTGGAGTTTGCGCGGACCAGGGAAAATGCCTTCTGCTGCGGTGGTGGCGGCGGCCGGATGTGGCTTGAGGAGAACACCGGCAAACGGATCAACATCGAGCGGGTCGAGGAGGCGTTGTTCAAGAACCCCGACACGATCTGCGTTGCCTGCCCCTACTGTCTGACCATGTTTGAGGATGGCCTCAAGGACCGCCAGGCAAAGAGTACCCGTGTCCTGGACCTTGCCGAGGTGGTTGCCGAAGGGCTGCGGATGTCCCAATGA
- a CDS encoding electron transfer flavoprotein subunit alpha, giving the protein MSEPKKLKKPRGKARLIPGKCIACGARCQTACPVNAVEMTDAGEPIILSDKCIGCIKCVKICPAEALEMFFTPEELKILEELARLQGGKPEEEEPDEEAKALAESLSAWRGVWVFVEQTEGEAAKVSWELLGKGRELADALRVPLSAIVLGEGVEHLCHEAFAYGADQAYLMDAPVLHFYRTESYLRGICTLIDAYKPEIILMGATGLGRDLAGAVATVVGTGLTADCTGLGVDDKRNLMQTRPAFGGNIMATIMCDKFRPQMSTVRPHVMQMPEKKAAASGSIVRVDCPVREEELLVKVLEIISDKQKDHVDIAGAEVIVSGGRGLMAKENFAILKELADELGGVVGSSRSAVDAGWMPHERQVGQTGKTVRPKIYIACGISGAIQHLVGMQDSDTIIAINRDREAPIFEVATYCIVGDLFQIVPAMTRRIRELKAERARNAA; this is encoded by the coding sequence ATGTCCGAACCTAAGAAACTGAAAAAGCCCCGGGGCAAGGCACGTCTCATCCCCGGCAAGTGCATTGCCTGCGGAGCACGGTGTCAGACCGCCTGTCCGGTAAATGCCGTGGAGATGACCGACGCGGGCGAGCCGATCATTTTGAGCGATAAGTGCATCGGCTGCATCAAGTGCGTCAAGATCTGCCCAGCCGAGGCGCTGGAGATGTTCTTCACCCCTGAAGAGTTGAAGATCCTCGAAGAGCTTGCCCGGCTGCAGGGGGGGAAGCCGGAAGAGGAAGAACCGGACGAGGAGGCCAAAGCCCTGGCTGAGAGCCTCTCGGCCTGGCGAGGGGTCTGGGTTTTTGTCGAGCAGACCGAGGGGGAGGCGGCCAAGGTTTCCTGGGAGCTTTTGGGCAAGGGGCGCGAGCTGGCCGATGCCCTCCGGGTGCCGCTTTCGGCAATCGTGCTGGGGGAGGGGGTGGAACACCTCTGCCACGAAGCCTTTGCCTATGGGGCCGACCAGGCCTACCTGATGGATGCGCCGGTGCTGCACTTCTACCGTACCGAGTCGTATCTTCGCGGGATCTGCACGCTGATCGATGCCTACAAGCCCGAGATCATCCTCATGGGCGCCACCGGCCTGGGACGCGATCTGGCCGGGGCCGTGGCCACCGTGGTCGGCACGGGTCTCACCGCTGACTGCACCGGCCTCGGGGTAGACGACAAGCGCAACCTGATGCAGACCCGACCCGCTTTTGGCGGCAATATCATGGCCACCATCATGTGCGACAAGTTCCGTCCCCAGATGTCCACGGTCCGGCCCCATGTCATGCAGATGCCGGAAAAAAAGGCAGCGGCCTCCGGCAGCATCGTCAGGGTTGACTGTCCGGTCAGGGAAGAGGAGCTTCTGGTCAAGGTCCTGGAGATCATCAGCGACAAGCAGAAGGACCATGTGGATATCGCCGGGGCCGAGGTGATCGTCTCCGGCGGCCGCGGCCTCATGGCCAAGGAGAATTTTGCCATTCTCAAGGAGCTTGCCGACGAACTGGGCGGCGTGGTCGGTTCGTCCCGAAGCGCGGTCGATGCCGGCTGGATGCCCCACGAGCGCCAGGTGGGACAGACCGGCAAGACCGTGCGGCCGAAGATCTACATCGCCTGCGGCATCTCCGGGGCCATCCAGCATCTCGTCGGCATGCAGGACTCCGACACCATCATCGCCATCAATCGTGACAGGGAGGCGCCGATCTTCGAGGTCGCCACCTACTGCATCGTCGGTGATCTGTTCCAGATCGTACCTGCCATGACCCGCCGGATCAGGGAACTGAAGGCCGAACGGGCACGAAACGCCGCATAG